In the Ferribacterium limneticum genome, GCTGCCCAGCTCAGGATGTCCTCGATGGCAAAGGTTTTGGCAGTCTTGACCTCGCCGTCAACAGTCACTGTCCAGGGGCGGGTGCGCAGCCGATGGGCATGTTTGGCCGGACTCTCCTTGTCAGGGCCAAACTCGTAGAAATTACCGTAGCTGGTCATCGACTTGAAGGGCGTCGGCTTGTCGTCGCGCAACGAAAAGGGGCTGCTGATCAGGTTTCCCAGAGCTTGGCCGGGGCGCTCGCCTAGTTCGGCGCCATGACTCAGGCCGAGTCCCGCCGTGCCGGCCCCGAGTACCAGCGTACGAATGAAATCACGCCGGCTGGCATAAATGCTCGGATCGGTGATTTCAGATGCTTGAGTGTCGGCGGGGCGGCGAATCAGCATGGCAGTTCCTTTCTGTGGGCATACCGATTAGTCGGCATGGGCCTGGAATCCTTACAGAAAAGCTGGAATAGGCAGAACGTCAGACTGCTGGGATGCCCGCTGGTTCAGGCGGAAAGGGCGGCGCGAAGTTCGAGAATGTCGTCCTCGGCTTCTTGCAGCAGGTCGGCGTAGCGAGCGCGCTCAGCCTCCAGCATTGCTGCCTGCTGCTCATCGTGGCTGGCCGTTTGCCAGGCTGGCTGGGTGTCAGCCAGTAACTTGGCAAAATGGAGAACGTCGCTGATCGAGCAAGGGGTTTCAATATTGCGCAATTGATTCTGGTCACGAACCGCATCGGTGATCGCGTCGGGCAGGCCGAGGATGTGCAGCAGGCTTTCGCCCACGCCTTCGTGCCATCCGGCGAGGAGTTCGAGCATCGCCGGTTCGTTATCCCGGTATTCCGGATATTCGGCAGCGCGGTACATCAAGTAGAAGACGCCAATGTTATGGACCAGTCCGGCCAGCATGGCTTCATCCGGATGAATGCGGCCCAGATGGCGAGCCAGCACCCGGGCAATCGCCGCAACCTGTACCGAGTTCTCCCAGGTCTGATGCGAAATCCTGTCATAAGCGGACAAGTTCCTGGATTTCAACATCTGGTCCATCGCGACAGCCAGTGAGGTTGTCCGGACAATATCAAAACCCAATCGGCCAATGGCGGTGCCGACATCTGAGATGCGCTCGCCTTGCGGATTGTGGATTACTGAATTGGCCAGACGGAGCAATTTGCTGGCAATGAGTGGTTCGATGCCAATCGCCTGAATGACCTGCGCCAGGTTGGCATCAGGATCCCTTAAGGTGTTGCGCACCAGAATGGCGGCATCCAGGCAGGTAGGAAAATTGACATCGCCCGACAGATCGCGGGCGATGTCTTCAAGAATGCGAAAGTGAATGCTGCTGCCTGACATTTCACCCTGCAATGTAACGTTCCAGTTGATCAATCAGGAACTTCTGATCACTGATGGTTTCCTTGACCATGTCGCCAATGGAAATCATGCCGACAACGCCGTCAGCATCATCCAGGACGGGAAGGTGGCGGAAGCGTTTTTCGGTCATCAGCGCCATGCACTCATCCAGTGTTGCGCTAGGTGTGACGTAGGCCACTCGGTCGCTCATGATTTCTCGAACCAGCGTTTCCTTGGATGTTTTGCCTTGGAGAATGATCTTGCGGGCGTAGTCGCGTTCGGAAAATATGCCGACCAGTTGTTCGCCATCCAGCACCAGCAGTGCTCCAACCTCGTGCTGCGCCATGACGGTCAGCGCGTGATAGACGGTATCGCTTGGTGCTACGACGGCCAGTGGGCGATTCCTGCCCGCTAGAAGCTGCTTGAGCGTCTTCATGTCTTGTCTCCTGCTCCGTTGGGGAATGGGTGCATCCAGTCTAGTCTCCTCGACGGGCACTGCCAAGCGTAGAAAAACAAAAAGGCAGCCGAAGCTGCCTTTTCTTTGCTACTGCGCGGTTTAGCGCAGGCCGGCGGCGTATTCGGCGACAGCCTTGATCTCAACGTCAGAGAGCTTGGCGGCAATCATGCGCATCATCTTTTCCGGGTCGTTGGCACGCTCATCTACACGGAAGGACTTCAGCTGAGCTTCAGTGTATTCCGGGAACTGGCCAGCCAGACGCGGGTACTGGGCGGGCAGGCCGGCACCGGCCGGGCCGTGGCAACCGGCACAGGCCGGAACGCCCTTCTTGAAATCGCCCTGGCGCCAAAGTTTCTGACCCAGCGCGATCTGCTTTTCGTCCTTGGCTGCTGCCGGCTTCAGCTTCTGGCTGGCGAACCAGGCAGCAACGTTTTTCATGTCTTCGTCGGACAGCGGAGCGGCCATGCCACCCATGATGGCGTTGTTGCGAACTGCCGGCTTGCCGTCAACAGCCTTGAAATTCTTCAGCTGCTTGTAAAGGTACTCTTCGCCCTGGCCCGCGAGATGGGGGTTGGCTGAGGCTGCGCTGTTACCGTCGGCGCCATGGCAGGCGACACAGACGGTTTCGGCGATGACCTTGCCCTTGGCAGGATCGGCCTTGCTCTTGGCTTCTTCCGAAGCATGGGTGATAAAACTGGTGGCAAGAAGAATTGCCATTGCCGCTGTACGGATCATTTTCGAACTCCTAATGCGCGTTTATGGGCGCTTTGGCCGGAACGGAGGTTACAAACCTGTTATTCTATATTAGTTCCCCTTTTCCTAGGCGGGTCATCCGAGTTTTTTATGCCTCTGTTCCAGAAGGCGGTCTTTTTGACGACCGTCGCCAATCTTCGTGACTTGCCGCAGGATTCTGTCCGCGAAGTCGCCTTTGCCGGTCGTTCCAATGCCGGAAAATCATCAGCAATCAATACCCTGGCTGGCCGGGTTCGGCTTGCGTTTGTCAGCAAGACGCCAGGTCGAACGCAGCACCTCAACTATTTCACACTGGACGAAGGCAAGTATTTTGTCGACTTGCCCGGCTATGGCTACGCCAAAGCGCCGGAAGCGATCCGCTCCCAGTGGGAAGGGTTGATCGGGCCTTACCTTAGCAAGCGCGATCAGTTGGCCGGCCTGGTGGTCATCATGGACATTCGTCGGCCGATGACTGACCTTGATTTGCGCTTGATCGACTGGTTCCGTCCGACCGGGCGACCAATCCATATCCTGCTTTCCAAATCGGACAAGCTGAGCCGTCAGGATCAGACGAAGGCCCTGCGCTCGGTCAAGGCGGAAGTGGCGACCTGGGGCGACGCTGATCTCTACTCGGTCCAGCTTTTTTCCAGTCTGAAAAAGGCCGGGGTGGAGGAGGCTGAACGTGTGCTCGCCAGTTGGCTGGAGATTGAGATCAAGCAGAAGGAAAACAAAGGGCCCCCGGATAAGGGGGGTCCGGGGGCCAAAATGCCCTAACGTTGTCAAGGCACCCGCTCAGGGAGGTGAAGCGGGAGACAGCGCGTGCCATCTGGGAACTCTGACGCGGGTCAAGGCGATAAGTTCCGCGCTGTTGGAAAATTTTTCAGTGTCGAATTGATAGAGGTTGAAGCATGACTGTTGTGAGCGGTGGTTTCCCCGGAACACGGATGCGCCGAATGCGGCGTGATGATTTTTCCCGCCGTTTGATGCGGGAGTCGGTTCTGACGGCCGACGACTTTATTTATCCTGTTTTTGTGCTGGAAGGCGAAGGGCGAGTCGAAAAGATTTCCTCAATGCCCGGTGTCGAGCGCCAGTCGCTGGATGTCTTGCTGAAAACGGCCGAGCGTGCAGTGAAGTTGGGCGTACCCGCCTTGGCCTTGTTTCCTGTCGTTGATGCCTCCCTGAAGTCTCTGGGGGCCGAAGAGGCATTCAATGCACACGGTCTGGTGCCACGCGTTATCAAGGCGCTCAAGCGTGAATTTCCGGACCTCGGAGTGATCACCGACGTGGCGCTCGATCCCTATACCAGCCACGGGCAGGATGGCCTGATCGATGAAACCGGTTACGTGCTGAATGACGAAACGCTCAATGTGCTGGCCAAGCAGGCACTTTGCCATGCCGAAGCCGGGGCAGGTGTGGTCGCGCCTTCGGACATGATGGACGGCCGGATTGGCCGTATCCGAGCTGAATTGGAGGCTGCTGGCCAGATTTACACGCGCATCCTGGCTTATTCGGCCAAGTACGCTTCAAGCTTCTACGGCCCGTTCCGTGATGCGGTCGGCTCGGCCGGCAATCTGGGCAAGGGCAATAAATACACTTACCAAATGGACCCGGCGAATACCGACGAGGCCTTGCGCGAAGTGGCGCTCGACCTTGAGGAGGGGGCCGACATGGTCATGGTCAAGCCCGGCATGCCGTATCTGGACATCGTGCGCCGCGTCAAGGACGAGTTCAAGGTGCCGACCTACGCCTATCAGGTCAGTGGCGAATACGCGATGCTCAAGGCGGCCGCGCAGAATGGCTGGCTGGACGAGAAGGCCTGTGTGCTGGAAAGTCTGCTGGCCTTCAAACGGGCTGGCGCCGATGGCATCCTGACTTACTTCGCACTTGATGCGGCGGAATATCTGGCGAGTCGTTAGTCGCTAGTTAGTGGATGTTAGCGAAGTTTGGGGGGTGCCATGGCGCCCCTTGTTTTTGCTGAGTACTAACGACTGGCGACTAACATCTGCCTTTTTAGGCGCCCGGTGCCCCGGATTGCGACAGGCAGGCGAAGTAGAGCATGGGCCATTGCTGTGGCCATTGCGTCAGCGGCTCGCGGGTGAAGCCACTGCGCGCATATTGCTCCCAGCGGCCGACGACGTAGCAGCGTAGCAGATTGGCCAGGGCGCCAAAGTCGGCATCGGGCTTCAGGTTTTCCTGCGTCGCGGCAATACGCAGGGCCTGTTTCATGGCGGCCTCGACCTTGTCGAGCAGCGCATTGATGCGGGTCTGGAGGCGTTCGTTTTCATTGACCAGAGCGTCGCCGATCAGCACGCGAGTCATGCCGCGATTCTTCTGGGCGAAGCGCAGCAACAGGCCGATGATCAGTTCGATCTGTTTGAAGCCTTCAGTTTCCTCGGAAGTGATTTGGTTGATCACGCTGAACAGGCTTTGCTCGATGAATTCGATCAGGCCCTCGAACATCTGGGCCTTGCTGGCGAAGTGGCGGTAGAGCGCCGCTTCGGAGCATTCCAGCTTGGCGGCCAGCGCGGCGGTGGTGATCTTTTCCCCTTTCGGGGTTTCCAACATTTCGGCCAGTGTCTGCAGGATTTGCAGGCGGCGTTCGCCCGGTTTTGTTGCCATGAAACTCTCCTCCTGGTTGTCGATTTTGTTTGAAAATTATAATCGACCGCAGCGTTTTGGTAACTGCAGTGCGGAGTTGATCTTGAGGTCTACAAAAGGCGATTGACGTAAGCCAGCACTCACCCACACAGTTTTCATGCCCAGCTTTTTGGCACTGATCAGATTGGCCAGGGTGTCTTCGATCATGATGCAGCGGCGCGGGTTGAGGCGCTCTGCTCGTAGCAGCGCACGGAAGCCAGCCAGCATTGGCTTGGGTTGGAATCGAACGTTCTCTACCGAGTAAATGGCGTCAAAGCAGCCTCTCAGTCCGGTGATGTCGAGGACCGCTTCCGTGTAATGTCGGGGGGCATTCGAGAAGATGATCTTGCGACCAGGCAGGCGACGCAGCACCTGGATCAAGGGCTTGTCGAAAACCAGCATGCGCTTCAGGTCAGGAAACTGGTGGGTTTCCCACAGGAAATGATTTGGATCGGTGCCATGATGGCGCATCAGGCCGAGCAGCGTGGCACCGTAGCGGTCCCAGTAATCTTGCCGAATACGTGTCGCTTCGTGCTCGTCTACGCCGAGGTGCCGCTCGATGTATTCCCGCATCGAGCGGTTGATATGGGGAAAGATATGAGGGGTCGCGTTGTGCAGCGTGTTGTCGAGATCGAATAACCAAACCGGTTTTTTCACTGCGACTCCCGAGGCGCAAAGGAAAAAGCCCGCAGTTGCGGGCTTTTCGGGTTGGCTGTCAGCATTAGTGCGATTTGATCATCGTACCGACACCATGGTCGGTCAGAATTTCCAGTAGCAGCGCATGCTCGACACGGCCATCGATGATATGAACGCCTTTGACGCCATTGCGGGCGGCATCCAGTGCAGAGCCAATCTTGGGGAGCATGCCGCCTGACAAGGTGCCATCCTCGACCATTTCGTCGATCTGCTTGGGCGTAATGCCGGTGATCAGGTCACCCTTTTTGTCGAGCACGCCTGGCGTATTGGTCAGCAGCACAAGTTTCTCTGCCTTGAGCACTTCAGCAATTTTGCCAGCAACAACGTCGGCATTGATGTTGTAGGTTTCTCCGTCCTTGCCAACGCCGATTGGGGCGATGACCGGAATGAAAGAACCCTTGTCGAGATGGTCGATCAGCGTGGGATCGATTGAGACAATTTCGCCGACCTGGCCGACGTCGATTAGGTCGCCCGGGTTGTCCTTGTTTTCCAGCATCAGTTTCTTGGCGCGGATGAAATTGCCGTCCTTGCCGGTCAGGCCGACCGCCTTGCCGCCGTGCTGGTTGATCAGGTTGACGATGTCCTTGTTGACCTGGCCGCCGAGCACCATTTCAACGACTTCCATGGTCTCGGCATCGGTCACCCGCATGCCCTGGATGAACTCGCCCTTTTTGCCAACGCGGGCGAGCAGGTTTTCGATCTGCGGGCCGCCGCCATGGACGACGACGATGTTGAAGCCGACCAGTTCGAGCAGCACGACATCGCGGGCAAAGCAGCTCTTCAGGTGCTCGTCGGTCATTGCGTTGCCGCCATATTTGACGACGATGGTCTTGCCGTGGAAACGCTTGATGTAAGGCAGGGCTTCGGCCAGAACGGCGGCCTTGGTGCCGGGGGAAAGGTCTTCAATGCTCATGGCGGGCTCCGAGTGGAATCGCCGCGGATTGTACAAAGAAAAAGGCCGGAACGGGGTCCGGCCTTTCCGTTTGGCAGTGCTTTGCTTAATCGATATTCAGCCGCTTGTTCGGACTGGCGGTGCGCTTCGGCAATGTCAGTTCAAGTACGCCGTCGTTGAATTTGGCAGCGGCCTTGCTGTCGTCGATGTCCCGCTCAAGCTGGAAGGAGCGGGATACTTTGCCGAAATAGCGCTCGGAACGAAGGACTCGATCCCCTTCCTTGACTTCCTTTTCCTGCTTGGTTTCGGCGCTGATCGAGACTTGGTTGCCGTCGACGACAACGTGGATGTCCTCTTTTTTGACACCTGGCAGTTCGGCGTGAACCAAATAATTGTCGTCTTGTTCCTTTACATCCATCTTGATCGATGGCGGCTGGGTCTGCGCACTATTGAAATCAACAGGGCGAACGAAAAAGCCGCGGAAAATATCGTCGAATGGATCGACTCGAGTGATGTTTGCCATGCTTGCCTCCTTGGTTGATCAAACTTTCCTGATCCCAATATAGGAGGCTTTTTTGTGGTTTCAAGTCCTTGAAGCGAGTCGCTGTGGAAGCATCAGGATGGCATCCCGGTTGCTCCATGAGAAGCACAGTTCGGCCGCTTGCAACCAGGGAAGCCATTGCCAGCTTCGATGCTCGTCCGGGGCTGTGGTGATGTCGATTCGCTGCGGAACCTGCAGGCTGAAGACGTGTTCGGTGTTATGGGTGATGCCCGGGGGGTAGCGGTGCCGCCACTCGCTGAAGATTTCGTAAGTGTTGATGATCGACCAGTCGACGAAATGCTCGGTGGCGGCGCCAATTCCCGTTTCTTCGAGGACTTCCCTGCGTGCGGTATCAATCAGCGCCTCGCTCCCCTCCCGGCTACCGGTGACCGATTGCCAGAATCCTGGATGCGCCGCTCTTTCCAGAACGAGTACATCGAGTTTCGGGGTGTGGATGACCACCAGAACCGAGATCGGCTGCTTGGTGCCAGTCATGCCTCGGGTAGCGCGGGAACGCCCCGTGCAGGGGCATCAATGAATATCCAAAACGGGGTGTGTGAATTGCGGCGGATTTCTGCGGCTGTCTGCAATACCTCTATCAGTGTCGCAAAGCCATCGGGGTCGGCTGCGCGCAGATTGGCTATCCCGTTAATCAACAGAACATGCCCTTTTGCCGGCTGCCAATCCGGATCTGCCAGGCAGTCGCATAGGGCATCAAGATTGGCGCCATACCAGATCGGAAACTTGAATGCAGACCCCAGTTCAGCCAACACGTCTTCGATTGATGAGGGGGTTGTAATGCCGGCGGTCAGAACGCAGAAGCGGGCTCGGGAGGCCGCGGCCTCGACTGCCGATTGTCGGGATGCGCTCAGGTAACACACGCCTGAAGCATCGGCATTTTTGAGCAGATTATCGTTCATCAATCACCATCTATTCCCGAATTCGCCGAAAGCTGCGGTAGTGATCGTCGGTGTAGTAATACTCGCCACCTTGTCCGGAAATGATGCGGCGTGGGCCGCGATCCCGACGCGAGGGGGTTTTGACGGTGTATTCCCGGTAGTAGCCTCGCGGATGGAACGGGAGGCGCTTTTCGAAATTGCCGAAAGTAATGCCATCGCGCTCGTAGGGGAATGGTCCCCCTTGCTTGATCAAGTCCAGTGTTTGGCGAGCTTCGCGTGGCAAGTCCGAACTTGCCACGCTATCGGTCGAAGCGCTACGTTCAAAGCTGAAACCAAATGCGCTTCCGACCGCAAGCCAGGCAACGATCAGGAAGCGCAGGAAAATCAGCATGCTCGCTTAGGACTGGCCGACTTCGACTTGAGTTTCAACCTTCTGACGCAGGCGGATGTGCAGTTCACGCAATTGCTTCTCATCGACGCCGCTCGGTGCGTCGGTCAGCAGACACTGGGCGCGTTGCGTCTTGGGGAAGGCGATCACGTCGCGAATCGATTCTGCACCGGTCATCATGGTGACGATACGGTCGAGACCGAAAGCCAGGCCGCCGTGCGGCGGGGCGCCGTACTTCAGCGCGTCGAGCAGGAAGCCGAATTTGGCCTGCTGTTCTTCCGGGCCGATGTTGAGGGCGCTGAACACCTTTTCCTGAACGTCAGAGCGGTGAATACGCACCGAGCCGCCGCCGAGTTCCCAGCCGTTCAGCGCCAGATCGTAGGCCTTGGCCAGGCACTTGCCCGGATCGCTGACCAGCAGGTCGAGATGCTCGTCCTTGGGGCTGGTGAACGGGTGGTGGCAGGCGCTCCAGCGCTTGTTTTCGTCGTCGTACTCGAACATCGGGAAGTCGATGACCCACAGCGGCGCCCACTTGGCGCCGGTGACGAAGCCTTTCTCGTGGCCGATCTTGATGCGCAGCGCGCCGAGGGCGTCATTGACGATCTTGGCCTTGTCGGCGCCGAAGAAGATCAGGTCGCCGGACTGGGCGCCTGTGCGCTCGATGACCGCGCGCAGCGAGGCCTCGGAGAGGTTCTTGACGATCGGCGATTGCAGGCCGGTTTCGTTGATCTGGGTGGCGTCGTTGACCTTGATGTAAGCCAGGCCCTTGGCGCCGTAGATGCCGACGAACTGGGTGTAGGCGTCGATTTCGCCACGGGTCAGCGTGGCGCCGCCCGGGATGCGCATGGCGGCGATGCGACCGCCTTCGCTGTTGGCAACGCCGGCGAAGACCTTGAAGGCGACATCCTTGAAGGCGTCGGTGACTTCGGTCAGTTCGAGCGTGACGCGCAGGTCCGGCTTGTCCGAGCCGAAGCGGTGCATGGCTTCGGCGTAGGTCATGCGCGGGAATTCCGGCAGGTCGACGTCGATCGCTTCTTTGAAGACGGTGCGGATGAGCTTTTCCGTCAGTGCCATGATCTCGGCCTCGCTCATGAACGAGGTTTCGATATCGACCTGAGTGAATTCAGGCTGGCGGTCAGCGCGCAGGTCTTCGTCGCGGAAGCATTTGACGATCTGGTAATAGCGGTCGTAACCGGCCACCATCAACAACTGCTTGAAGAGTTGCGGCGATTGCGGCAGAGCGAAGAACTGGCCGGGATGAACGCGTGACGGCACGAGGTAGTCGCGGGCGCCTTCCGGGGTGGACTTGGTCAGCATCGGCGTTTCGATATCGATGAAACCGTTGTCGTCGAGGAAGCGGCGGAAGGCGCGGGCCGTC is a window encoding:
- a CDS encoding HDOD domain-containing protein; this translates as MSGSSIHFRILEDIARDLSGDVNFPTCLDAAILVRNTLRDPDANLAQVIQAIGIEPLIASKLLRLANSVIHNPQGERISDVGTAIGRLGFDIVRTTSLAVAMDQMLKSRNLSAYDRISHQTWENSVQVAAIARVLARHLGRIHPDEAMLAGLVHNIGVFYLMYRAAEYPEYRDNEPAMLELLAGWHEGVGESLLHILGLPDAITDAVRDQNQLRNIETPCSISDVLHFAKLLADTQPAWQTASHDEQQAAMLEAERARYADLLQEAEDDILELRAALSA
- a CDS encoding CBS domain-containing protein, with product MKTLKQLLAGRNRPLAVVAPSDTVYHALTVMAQHEVGALLVLDGEQLVGIFSERDYARKIILQGKTSKETLVREIMSDRVAYVTPSATLDECMALMTEKRFRHLPVLDDADGVVGMISIGDMVKETISDQKFLIDQLERYIAG
- a CDS encoding c-type cytochrome, with the translated sequence MIRTAAMAILLATSFITHASEEAKSKADPAKGKVIAETVCVACHGADGNSAASANPHLAGQGEEYLYKQLKNFKAVDGKPAVRNNAIMGGMAAPLSDEDMKNVAAWFASQKLKPAAAKDEKQIALGQKLWRQGDFKKGVPACAGCHGPAGAGLPAQYPRLAGQFPEYTEAQLKSFRVDERANDPEKMMRMIAAKLSDVEIKAVAEYAAGLR
- the yihA gene encoding ribosome biogenesis GTP-binding protein YihA/YsxC: MPLFQKAVFLTTVANLRDLPQDSVREVAFAGRSNAGKSSAINTLAGRVRLAFVSKTPGRTQHLNYFTLDEGKYFVDLPGYGYAKAPEAIRSQWEGLIGPYLSKRDQLAGLVVIMDIRRPMTDLDLRLIDWFRPTGRPIHILLSKSDKLSRQDQTKALRSVKAEVATWGDADLYSVQLFSSLKKAGVEEAERVLASWLEIEIKQKENKGPPDKGGPGAKMP
- the hemB gene encoding porphobilinogen synthase, with translation MRRDDFSRRLMRESVLTADDFIYPVFVLEGEGRVEKISSMPGVERQSLDVLLKTAERAVKLGVPALALFPVVDASLKSLGAEEAFNAHGLVPRVIKALKREFPDLGVITDVALDPYTSHGQDGLIDETGYVLNDETLNVLAKQALCHAEAGAGVVAPSDMMDGRIGRIRAELEAAGQIYTRILAYSAKYASSFYGPFRDAVGSAGNLGKGNKYTYQMDPANTDEALREVALDLEEGADMVMVKPGMPYLDIVRRVKDEFKVPTYAYQVSGEYAMLKAAAQNGWLDEKACVLESLLAFKRAGADGILTYFALDAAEYLASR
- the slmA gene encoding nucleoid occlusion factor SlmA; amino-acid sequence: MATKPGERRLQILQTLAEMLETPKGEKITTAALAAKLECSEAALYRHFASKAQMFEGLIEFIEQSLFSVINQITSEETEGFKQIELIIGLLLRFAQKNRGMTRVLIGDALVNENERLQTRINALLDKVEAAMKQALRIAATQENLKPDADFGALANLLRCYVVGRWEQYARSGFTREPLTQWPQQWPMLYFACLSQSGAPGA
- a CDS encoding pyrimidine 5'-nucleotidase; translated protein: MKKPVWLFDLDNTLHNATPHIFPHINRSMREYIERHLGVDEHEATRIRQDYWDRYGATLLGLMRHHGTDPNHFLWETHQFPDLKRMLVFDKPLIQVLRRLPGRKIIFSNAPRHYTEAVLDITGLRGCFDAIYSVENVRFQPKPMLAGFRALLRAERLNPRRCIMIEDTLANLISAKKLGMKTVWVSAGLRQSPFVDLKINSALQLPKRCGRL
- the argB gene encoding acetylglutamate kinase, with translation MSIEDLSPGTKAAVLAEALPYIKRFHGKTIVVKYGGNAMTDEHLKSCFARDVVLLELVGFNIVVVHGGGPQIENLLARVGKKGEFIQGMRVTDAETMEVVEMVLGGQVNKDIVNLINQHGGKAVGLTGKDGNFIRAKKLMLENKDNPGDLIDVGQVGEIVSIDPTLIDHLDKGSFIPVIAPIGVGKDGETYNINADVVAGKIAEVLKAEKLVLLTNTPGVLDKKGDLITGITPKQIDEMVEDGTLSGGMLPKIGSALDAARNGVKGVHIIDGRVEHALLLEILTDHGVGTMIKSH
- a CDS encoding Hsp20/alpha crystallin family protein; the protein is MANITRVDPFDDIFRGFFVRPVDFNSAQTQPPSIKMDVKEQDDNYLVHAELPGVKKEDIHVVVDGNQVSISAETKQEKEVKEGDRVLRSERYFGKVSRSFQLERDIDDSKAAAKFNDGVLELTLPKRTASPNKRLNID
- the nudB gene encoding dihydroneopterin triphosphate diphosphatase; amino-acid sequence: MTGTKQPISVLVVIHTPKLDVLVLERAAHPGFWQSVTGSREGSEALIDTARREVLEETGIGAATEHFVDWSIINTYEIFSEWRHRYPPGITHNTEHVFSLQVPQRIDITTAPDEHRSWQWLPWLQAAELCFSWSNRDAILMLPQRLASRT
- a CDS encoding barstar family protein, with protein sequence MNDNLLKNADASGVCYLSASRQSAVEAAASRARFCVLTAGITTPSSIEDVLAELGSAFKFPIWYGANLDALCDCLADPDWQPAKGHVLLINGIANLRAADPDGFATLIEVLQTAAEIRRNSHTPFWIFIDAPARGVPALPEA
- a CDS encoding ribonuclease domain-containing protein → MLIFLRFLIVAWLAVGSAFGFSFERSASTDSVASSDLPREARQTLDLIKQGGPFPYERDGITFGNFEKRLPFHPRGYYREYTVKTPSRRDRGPRRIISGQGGEYYYTDDHYRSFRRIRE
- the aspS gene encoding aspartate--tRNA ligase, which translates into the protein MRTHYCGQLNAALDGQIVTLCGWAHRRRDHGGVIFIDLRDREGLAQIVCDPDRADTFKIAESVRNEFCLKITGKVRPRPAGTTNANLASGEIEILCHEIEVLNPSVTPPFQLDEDNLSENVRLLHRVIDLRRPQMQNNLMLRYKTARAFRRFLDDNGFIDIETPMLTKSTPEGARDYLVPSRVHPGQFFALPQSPQLFKQLLMVAGYDRYYQIVKCFRDEDLRADRQPEFTQVDIETSFMSEAEIMALTEKLIRTVFKEAIDVDLPEFPRMTYAEAMHRFGSDKPDLRVTLELTEVTDAFKDVAFKVFAGVANSEGGRIAAMRIPGGATLTRGEIDAYTQFVGIYGAKGLAYIKVNDATQINETGLQSPIVKNLSEASLRAVIERTGAQSGDLIFFGADKAKIVNDALGALRIKIGHEKGFVTGAKWAPLWVIDFPMFEYDDENKRWSACHHPFTSPKDEHLDLLVSDPGKCLAKAYDLALNGWELGGGSVRIHRSDVQEKVFSALNIGPEEQQAKFGFLLDALKYGAPPHGGLAFGLDRIVTMMTGAESIRDVIAFPKTQRAQCLLTDAPSGVDEKQLRELHIRLRQKVETQVEVGQS